The Argiope bruennichi chromosome 9, qqArgBrue1.1, whole genome shotgun sequence genome contains a region encoding:
- the LOC129984832 gene encoding uncharacterized protein LOC129984832 — MNKNQIFHDPFFWQHFQKQVQNKFWKCDFSNSLLLDTLTHDSKLYKDDTIFTKRRENILTWLNNESQWETIILGACSESATQRLGPHSQILKNLHILEAFTDFTEHLNCFYSVASTMSIQGEVVQPFSQYSSQVHDIDKLDPVMLVGYSERFEDNMATSVWDLCVDRHVQINPHHQGHSVWHSQDEDESSRSIRVAALREMVCDKVSRRMQKNLNGVVCKDMWNVDIVFFQGLPQGWMDKADGIMRLMKQKGVSMIS, encoded by the coding sequence atgaataaaaatcagaTATTCCACGATCCTTTCTTCTGGCAGCACTTCCAGAAACAAGTGcaaaacaaattttggaaatgtGATTTTTCCAACAGCCTTCTTCTGGACACTTTAACTCATGACTCAAAACTCTACAAAGACGATACCATCTTCACGAAAAGAAGGGAAAACATATTGACCTGGCTCAACAACGAAAGCCAATGGGAGACTATAATCTTGGGAGCTTGCTCAGAATCAGCTACTCAACGTCTAGGACCACATAGCCAAATACTTAAAAATCTTCATATTCTCGAAGCTTTTACGGATTTTACAGAACACCTCAACTGTTTTTATTCAGTAGCTTCTACAATGTCCATTCAAGGAGAAGTGGTCCAGCCTTTTAGTCAGTATTCGTCCCAAGTCCATGACATAGATAAACTGGATCCAGTGATGCTAGTAGGATATTCTGAACGCTTTGAGGACAATATGGCCACTTCTGTTTGGGACTTGTGCGTTGATAGGCATGTACAGATTAATCCACATCATCAGGGGCATAGCGTATGGCACAGTCAGGATGAAGACGAGTCTTCTCGAAGTATTAGAGTAGCAGCTTTGAGAGAAATGGTGTGTGATAAAGTGTCGAGACGtatgcaaaagaatttaaatggtgTCGTATGCAAAGATATGTGGAATGTCGACATTGTTTTCTTTCAGGGGCTTCCTCAAGGATGGATGGATAAAGCAGACGGTATCATGAGACTCATGAAGCAAAAAGGTGTCTCCATGATAAGTTAA